One genomic region from Glaciimonas sp. PAMC28666 encodes:
- a CDS encoding peroxiredoxin — protein MPVPEFSAAMTGNQTFTLSDFRGKNLVLYFYPKDNTPGCTTESIQFRELFAEFQKSNTFIFGISRDSIRSHEGFKAKLEMPFDLISDPEETLCLMFNVMKMKNMYGKQLRGIDRSTFVIDGAGTLVKEWRGVKVPGHVTDILDFVKTIT, from the coding sequence ATGCCTGTGCCCGAATTTTCCGCCGCCATGACTGGCAACCAAACGTTCACATTGTCCGATTTTCGGGGCAAAAATTTGGTCCTTTATTTTTACCCAAAAGATAATACGCCAGGGTGCACTACGGAAAGCATTCAATTTCGAGAACTGTTTGCCGAATTCCAAAAAAGCAATACATTTATCTTCGGAATCAGTCGCGACAGCATACGTTCGCATGAAGGCTTTAAAGCTAAACTGGAGATGCCGTTCGATTTAATTTCCGATCCTGAAGAAACGTTATGCCTGATGTTTAACGTCATGAAGATGAAAAATATGTACGGCAAGCAACTCCGTGGCATCGATCGAAGTACGTTTGTGATTGACGGCGCTGGTACATTGGTGAAAGAATGGCGTGGAGTGAAGGTGCCCGGGCACGTCACGGATATACTTGATTTTGTGAAGACTATAACTTGA